One region of Primulina tabacum isolate GXHZ01 chromosome 1, ASM2559414v2, whole genome shotgun sequence genomic DNA includes:
- the LOC142549537 gene encoding D-xylose-proton symporter-like 3, chloroplastic: MALTYAPPSFDIRLTKTHSKTHFCNSVKSTHTTSTRAGGDPFNLCSQSRSFCTKERRFRMPYLLSAAKPSLLKVRASSGEAKSEAAQQEVFSWSSVILPFVFPALGGLLFGYDIGATSGATISLQSPELSGTTWFNLSAVQLGLVVSGSLYGALLGSLIVYPLADFLGRRRELIIASLLYLSGGLLTAYAPGLEVLLIARLVYGLGIGMAMHGAPLYIAETCPSQIRGTLISLKELFIVLGILLGYFIGSFEIDAVGGWRYMYGSSAPVAFIMGLGMLSLPPSPRWLLLKAIQGEGSLKEYKEKAILALRKLRGGSLDDKVSEKQIEDTLLSLKSAYSDQESEGNLLEVFQGPSLKAFIIGGGLVLFQQITGQPSVLYYAGSILQSAGFSAAADATKLSVVIGVFKLLMTGVAVLKVDDLGRRPLLIGGVGGLAFSLLLLSAYYQFLGGFPFVAVAALLLYVGCYQISFGPISWLMVSEIFPLRTRGKGISLAVLTNFGSNAIVTFAFSPLKELLGAGNLFLLFGAIAVLAVVFVTANVPETKGLSLEEIESKILQ; this comes from the exons ATGGCCTTGACTTATGCTCCTCCTTCGTtcgatatccgtctcacaaagaCCCACTCAAAAACCCATTTCTGCAATTCCGTGAAATCCACTCATACGACTAGTACACGTGCAGGTGGAGACCCTTTTAATCTGTGTTCACAAAGCCGCTCATTTTGCACCAAGGAAAGAAGATTTAGAATGCCTTATTTGCTCTCAGCTGCCAAACCCAGTTTGTTGAAG GTGAGAGCTTCGTCGGGGGAAGCTAAATCTGAAGCAGCACAGCAAGAAGTTTTTTCTTGGTCTTCTGTTATCTTACC ATTTGTGTTCCCTGCATTGGGTGGTTTGTTATTTGGCTATGATATTGGTGCTACCTCCGGAGCTACCATCTCATTGCAG TCACCTGAGCTAAGTGGGACAACTTGGTTCAACCTTTCAGCAGTTCAACTTGGTTTAGTG GTTAGTGGTTCCCTTTATGGAGCTCTTCTTGGTTCTCTCATTGTTTATCCCCTGGCTGATTTCCTTG GAAGGAGGAGAGAACTTATCATTGCATCCCTCTTGTATTTAAGTGGTGGTTTGTTGACTGCCTATGCTCCTGGCCTTGAAGTTCTTTTGATAGCTCGGCTTGTGTATGGTCTTGGTATCGGCATG GCAATGCATGGGGCGCCTCTTTACATAGCAGAAACTTGTCCATCTCAAATTCGGGGAACTTTGATATCTCTAAAGGAGCTTTTCATAGTTCTAGGGATATTG TTGGGCTATTTCATTggaagttttgaaattgatGCTGTTGGAGGGTGGCGTTATATGTATGGATCCAGTGCTCCAGTTGCCTTTATTATGGGTTTAGGTATGTTGAGTCTGCCGCCATCTCCACGTTGGTTGCTTCTCAAGGCAATTCAAGGCGAAGGGTCCTTAAAAGAATACAAAGAGAAGGCTATCCTTGCATTGAGAAAACTAAGAGGCGGATCTCTTGATGACAAAGTATCTGAGAAACAAATCGAGGATACGCTTCTCTCTCTAAAATCTGCTTATAGTGATCAGGAATCAGAGGGAAATTTACTTGAGGTGTTCCAGGGACCAAGTCTGAAAGCCTTTATAATTGGAGGTGGATTGGTTCTATTTCAGCAG ATCACTGGGCAACCAAGTGTTCTGTACTATGCAGGCTCCATACTTCAA AGTGCTGGTTTCTCTGCAGCTGCTGATGCCACAAAACTTTCAGTTGTCATCGGTGTGTTTAAG TTGCTAATGACTGGGGTAGCCGTTCTGAAGGTTGATGATCTTGGGAGAAGACCCCTGCTCATTGGAGGTGTCGGTGGTCTT GCCTTCTCTCTGCTGCTTCTTTCAGCTTACTACCAATTCCTCGGAGGGTTTCCTTTTGTTGCTGTGGCTGCTTTACTTCTCTATGTAGGCTGCTATCAG ATATCATTCGGGCCTATCAGTTGGCTTATGGTATCAGAGATATTCCCACTTCGCACTAGAGGAAAGGGTATCAGTCTTGCAGTGCTCACAAATTTTGGCTCAAATGCTATAGTGACCTTCGCGTTCTCCCCTCTAAAG GAGTTACTTGGAGCAGGGAATCTGTTTCTTCTATTTGGAGCGATTGCTGTACTTGCTGTTGTGTTTGTGACAGCAAATGTTCCTGAGACCAAAGGCTTGAGCTTAGAAGAAATTGAATCCAAAATTTTGCAGTAA
- the LOC142549555 gene encoding DNA-directed RNA polymerase II subunit RPB7, with translation MFFHIVLERNMQLHPRHFGRDLRDKLVAKLMKDVEGTCSGRHGFIVAITGIESVGKGLIRDGTGFVTFPVKYQCVVFRPFKGEIVEAVVTMVNKMGFFAEAGPVQIFVSNHLIPDDMEFQSGDMPNYTTSDGSVKIQKDSEVRLKIIGTRVDATEIFCIGTIKDDFLGVISDPGATS, from the exons ATGTTTTTTCACATAGTATTGGAGCGGAACATGCAGTTGCATCCTCGCCACTTCGGCCGTGACCTACGCGATAAGCTCGTGGCCAAGCTTATGAAGGACGTCGAAGGGACTTGCAG CGGTCGACATGGGTTCATTGTGGCGATTACCGGTATTGAAAGTGTAGGGAAGGGATTAATTCGTGATGGAACGGGATTTGTCACGTTCCCTGTTAAGTATCAGTGCGTTGTGTTTCGACCCTTTAAAGGAGAGATCGTGGAAGCTGTTGTTACGATGGTTAATAAG ATGGGTTTTTTTGCTGAAGCAGGTCCCGTCCAAATTTTCGTGTCTAATCAT TTGATACCAGATGATATGGAGTTTCAATCTGGGGACATGCCTAATTACACAACTTCAGATGGTTCT GTCAAAATTCAGAAAGACAGTGAAGTTAGGCTGAAGATAATTGGAACCCGGGTTGATGCCACAGAAATT TTTTGTATCGGCACCATAAAAGATGACTTTTTGGGTGTGATTAGCGATCCAGGCGCGACCTCGTAA